Proteins co-encoded in one Flavivirga eckloniae genomic window:
- the trkA gene encoding Trk system potassium transporter TrkA has translation MKIIIAGAGEVGFHLAKLLSYESQEITLIDIDKESLAYADAHLDIKVIRGDTTSISILKEARVNNCDLFIAVTAIETTNITVCVLAKQLGAKRTIARISNTEFINFKDEVGFTKFGIDELISPEALAASEIKLSLKQSSFNDTYEFEGGALTMVGLTLSRSASFVGKTVKEAAKIFPEIHFVPIAIQRFGTQYTIIPRGNTEFKRGDNVVFVTSEGGGEELCRLTGKSNSDIKNVMILGGSQIGYKSARDLSDQGFNVKLFEEDKDRAFEIADDLPNVLVIHSDGRNVDSLDEENISGMDAFIAVAGNSETNIMSCLVAKSKGVKKTVALVENMDYFELSHSVGIETLINKKLLAANNIFRYIRKGEVVAMTKLSNMNAELLEFQVKSTSAICNKYIKDIDFPRSAIIGGVIRNGLGVIALGDFKIIEGDLVVVCSLLKSIKGVEKLFR, from the coding sequence ATGAAAATAATCATTGCAGGAGCTGGTGAAGTAGGGTTTCATTTAGCAAAGTTGCTGTCTTACGAATCTCAGGAAATAACATTAATAGACATAGATAAAGAAAGTTTAGCTTATGCTGATGCCCATTTGGATATTAAAGTTATTAGAGGAGATACCACTTCAATCTCTATACTAAAAGAGGCTCGGGTAAACAATTGCGATTTGTTTATTGCCGTAACTGCTATTGAAACCACTAATATTACAGTATGTGTTTTAGCTAAGCAATTAGGCGCCAAACGTACCATTGCCAGAATTTCTAATACAGAATTTATAAACTTTAAGGATGAAGTAGGATTTACCAAGTTTGGTATTGATGAGTTGATTTCTCCAGAAGCTTTGGCGGCGTCTGAGATAAAATTATCTTTGAAACAATCGTCCTTTAACGATACTTACGAATTTGAAGGCGGGGCACTTACTATGGTAGGTTTAACATTGTCCAGATCGGCTTCATTTGTTGGTAAGACTGTTAAAGAAGCTGCAAAAATATTCCCGGAAATTCATTTTGTGCCTATTGCGATTCAACGTTTTGGAACGCAGTACACGATTATCCCACGGGGTAATACGGAGTTTAAACGAGGGGATAATGTAGTATTTGTTACTTCTGAAGGCGGAGGAGAAGAGCTTTGCAGACTAACAGGGAAATCAAACAGTGATATTAAAAATGTGATGATTTTGGGCGGTAGCCAAATAGGTTACAAATCGGCCAGGGACTTGAGCGATCAAGGATTTAATGTAAAGCTTTTTGAGGAAGATAAGGATCGTGCTTTCGAAATAGCCGATGATTTACCAAATGTTTTAGTGATTCATAGCGATGGGCGAAATGTTGATTCGCTTGATGAAGAGAATATTAGTGGAATGGATGCTTTTATTGCTGTTGCTGGTAATTCTGAAACCAATATTATGTCTTGCTTAGTAGCAAAATCTAAAGGGGTTAAAAAAACCGTTGCTTTGGTTGAAAATATGGATTATTTCGAATTATCGCATTCTGTTGGTATTGAAACACTGATAAACAAAAAGCTATTAGCGGCTAACAATATTTTTAGATATATAAGAAAAGGAGAGGTTGTTGCCATGACCAAACTTAGCAACATGAATGCTGAGTTGTTAGAGTTTCAAGTAAAATCCACTTCGGCTATTTGCAATAAGTATATTAAAGATATTGATTTTCCTAGATCTGCAATTATTGGGGGGGTTATTAGAAATGGCTTAGGGGTAATTGCGCTTGGAGATTTTAAAATTATAGAAGGCGACCTTGTTGTGGTCTGCAGTCTGCTCAAATCGATAAAAGGCGTCGAGAAACTATTTCGCTAA
- the ubiE gene encoding bifunctional demethylmenaquinone methyltransferase/2-methoxy-6-polyprenyl-1,4-benzoquinol methylase UbiE encodes MSKIKPYKNSDLGKKEQVTKMFDTISGDYDGLNRVISFGIDIKWRKKVVKIVKENSPETILDIATGTGDLAINLAETNASKIVGLDISSGMLEIGKEKIKKKALESKIEMVLGDSENMPFEDNSFDAITVAFGVRNFETLENGLKEIFRVLKPNGTFVILETSVPSKTPYKQGYKFYTKYILPLIGKMFSKDRSAYRYLSESASVFPYGEVLNNILRKIGFINVEDFPQTFGVATIYKSSK; translated from the coding sequence TTGTCGAAAATTAAACCCTACAAAAACAGTGATTTAGGCAAAAAAGAGCAGGTCACTAAAATGTTTGATACTATTTCTGGAGATTACGACGGACTAAACCGTGTGATCTCTTTTGGAATTGACATTAAATGGCGAAAAAAAGTAGTAAAGATTGTTAAAGAAAATAGCCCCGAAACTATTCTTGACATTGCTACAGGAACAGGAGATTTAGCTATTAACCTTGCAGAAACCAATGCCTCAAAAATTGTTGGTTTAGACATAAGCAGTGGTATGCTGGAAATTGGCAAAGAAAAAATTAAAAAGAAAGCCTTAGAGTCTAAAATTGAAATGGTTTTAGGTGATAGCGAAAATATGCCTTTTGAGGATAATTCTTTTGATGCTATTACTGTAGCTTTTGGCGTAAGAAACTTTGAAACTTTAGAAAATGGCTTAAAAGAAATCTTTAGAGTTTTAAAACCAAATGGTACTTTCGTGATTTTAGAAACTTCTGTTCCATCTAAAACACCATACAAACAAGGGTATAAATTTTACACGAAATACATTTTACCCCTTATCGGAAAAATGTTTTCGAAAGATAGGAGCGCCTATAGATATTTATCAGAATCTGCTTCTGTTTTTCCATATGGTGAAGTTTTAAACAATATTTTGCGTAAAATTGGGTTTATTAATGTTGAGGATTTTCCACAAACTTTTGGTGTGGCAACAATTTATAAATCATCTAAGTAA
- the porT gene encoding type IX secretion/gliding motility protein PorT/SprT, which yields MKQFFALISFLFILQTSNAQLFSKEKVVYDANQGRGSTDNRLLRWGYFLGINSYDFNFDYKEDLRDIYVKKSPGFSVGLIGNLRVNSFIDLRFEPGLLITTRELHYSQTHFPSGFKNSDLIREVKSTYVHFPLLVKISTKRVNNFKPFVIGGISTALNLSNNQDNPEDNSSGQFRSKKSALFYELGFGIDLYLYNFKFTPSIRGLFGISDELVRDKDPNSPWTSNVANMKTRGLFINFTFQ from the coding sequence ATGAAGCAGTTTTTTGCATTAATATCATTTTTATTTATACTACAAACTTCTAACGCTCAACTTTTTAGCAAGGAAAAAGTTGTTTACGACGCGAACCAAGGAAGAGGTTCTACAGATAATAGATTATTGCGTTGGGGGTATTTTTTAGGAATAAACAGTTACGACTTTAATTTCGACTATAAAGAAGATTTACGTGATATTTATGTAAAAAAGAGCCCAGGATTTAGTGTAGGTTTAATTGGAAACTTGCGTGTTAATAGTTTTATCGATTTACGCTTCGAGCCCGGTTTATTAATTACAACAAGAGAATTACATTATAGTCAAACACATTTTCCTTCAGGCTTTAAAAACTCAGATTTAATAAGGGAAGTTAAATCTACCTATGTACATTTTCCTTTGTTGGTAAAAATATCAACCAAGCGTGTTAACAATTTTAAACCTTTTGTTATTGGTGGGATTTCTACGGCTTTAAACCTATCTAATAATCAAGATAATCCTGAAGATAATAGTAGCGGACAATTTAGATCTAAAAAAAGTGCACTGTTTTATGAACTAGGGTTTGGTATAGATTTATACTTATATAACTTTAAGTTCACCCCTTCCATTCGTGGGCTTTTTGGTATAAGCGACGAACTTGTTAGAGACAAAGATCCTAATAGTCCTTGGACTAGTAATGTTGCCAATATGAAAACGAGAGGATTGTTTATTAATTTTACTTTTCAGTAG
- a CDS encoding TrmH family RNA methyltransferase: protein MLSKSHIKLITSLKQKKYRLQHGFFVVEGVKTIKELLQSKLALHALYTVESFNIDAKSEILISEAELKRISFLKTPNKALAIFKIPEEKPIAQNGLIIALDAIRDPGNLGTIIRLCDWFGVKDLVCSKETVDCFNPKVIQATMGSVTRVNISYVDLELFLNETSLPIYGAFMEGETVYNKQLPEKGVLVMGNEANGVSEAIEALINEKISIPRFGDLQATESLNVATATAILLSEFRRSLL from the coding sequence ATGCTCTCTAAAAGCCATATAAAATTAATAACAAGTCTAAAGCAAAAAAAATATAGACTACAGCATGGTTTTTTTGTTGTAGAAGGTGTTAAAACAATAAAAGAACTATTGCAATCTAAATTAGCGCTTCATGCATTATATACGGTAGAGTCTTTCAATATTGATGCCAAAAGTGAAATTTTAATTTCTGAGGCAGAACTGAAACGTATAAGCTTTTTAAAAACCCCTAACAAGGCACTGGCTATTTTTAAAATTCCGGAGGAAAAACCAATTGCACAAAATGGTCTTATTATAGCTTTAGATGCCATTAGGGACCCTGGAAACTTAGGCACGATTATTAGGCTTTGTGACTGGTTTGGTGTTAAGGATTTGGTTTGTAGTAAAGAAACTGTAGATTGCTTTAATCCGAAAGTAATACAAGCCACTATGGGGTCTGTTACCAGAGTGAATATTAGTTATGTGGACTTGGAACTGTTTTTAAATGAAACAAGTTTACCAATTTACGGTGCTTTTATGGAAGGGGAAACGGTTTATAATAAGCAATTGCCGGAAAAAGGAGTCTTGGTAATGGGGAATGAAGCCAATGGTGTTTCAGAAGCCATTGAAGCTCTTATTAATGAAAAAATATCTATTCCCAGATTTGGTGATTTGCAAGCTACCGAAAGTTTAAATGTTGCTACGGCTACGGCTATTCTTTTGAGTGAGTTTAGGAGGAGTTTGTTGTAG
- the tamL gene encoding translocation and assembly module lipoprotein TamL yields the protein MKRRLSKILILVLLIGYFLSCDSVKRVADNEHLLTNANVLVNEKKDNTETINNLLYQKPNRKIASIPLRLHIYNLARNNRDSLFEVWLDKNPKRRARLTKRLSKKQLNQLKNSALGFNNWLRTTGEPPVILDEVKTKKTVKRLQDYYINHGWFNVKTTYDIKRNENKRASIKYHVKTGVPFIIDSITEKVKSPIVDSLYQRIKREALIKSNEQYKTANFEQERDRISNELRNSGVYHFDQDYITFEIDTVGTNKKVNVGIQIQDRAIRTQDSIKREPFKILKIKDVNIITDYAFEKRGQPFKDSITYEGYKLYSYDKIRYKPEALTDAIFITPGSVFRDLDRTRTYRHINELRTFKYPNIEYIENADNTLTDTIRLTPLKKFSLGFSADASQSNIQTVGFSLNPSLLIRNIFRGAETLEVSARGSIGASKDKNNIDDPFFDINEIGIDFKLTIPRLFLPFNTERIIPKYMSPATRISLSSTGQTNIGLDKQTFTGTFNYNWYPNEKVSNRLDLFNAQYVRNLNVNNYFGIYQNSYNTLNQVAKDVNYIDSDSDLNIPDGQTDEFLEYALAPETPSEISSSQLATINSINERKNRLTENNLILSSSFSFINDKRTNLFDEDFSIFRFKLESAGNLLANASKLLGLKKESNDRYEIFNVAYSQYLKTELDYIKHWDLGKKNVLAIRSFLGIAIPYGNSTSIPFSKSFFAGGPNDNRAWTAYSLGPGSSKTINEFNEANLKIALSVEQRFNIFENLNGAIFVDAGNIWNVLDNVEDENATFTDFNSLEDIAIGSGFGLRYDFSFFIFRFDLGFKTYDPFYGDKNRWFNDYNFSNAVYNIGINYPF from the coding sequence TTGAAAAGACGACTCTCAAAAATATTAATACTTGTACTGTTAATAGGGTACTTTTTATCTTGTGATAGCGTAAAAAGAGTTGCAGATAATGAACACTTACTTACCAATGCCAACGTTTTAGTAAATGAAAAAAAGGACAACACAGAAACCATAAATAATTTACTATACCAAAAGCCTAATAGAAAAATAGCAAGTATTCCGTTACGTTTGCACATCTATAACTTAGCACGTAATAATAGGGATTCGCTATTTGAAGTCTGGTTGGATAAAAATCCCAAGCGTAGGGCTCGATTAACCAAAAGACTATCTAAAAAACAATTAAACCAATTAAAAAACTCTGCCCTCGGGTTTAACAACTGGCTGCGAACCACAGGAGAACCTCCAGTAATTTTAGATGAAGTAAAAACAAAAAAAACTGTAAAACGACTTCAAGATTACTATATTAATCACGGTTGGTTTAATGTTAAAACCACTTACGATATTAAGCGAAATGAAAATAAGCGCGCTAGTATTAAATATCATGTAAAAACCGGAGTTCCCTTTATAATCGATTCTATTACAGAAAAAGTAAAATCACCCATTGTAGATTCTTTATACCAAAGAATAAAAAGAGAAGCCTTAATAAAATCGAACGAGCAGTACAAAACTGCTAATTTTGAGCAAGAACGAGATCGAATTTCTAACGAATTACGCAACTCTGGAGTATATCATTTCGATCAAGATTATATCACCTTCGAAATAGATACCGTTGGTACAAACAAGAAGGTTAATGTTGGCATTCAAATTCAAGACAGAGCCATTAGAACGCAAGATTCTATTAAACGAGAACCTTTTAAAATACTCAAAATTAAAGATGTTAATATCATCACAGATTACGCATTTGAAAAAAGAGGACAACCTTTCAAGGACTCAATAACCTATGAAGGCTATAAGCTTTATAGCTATGATAAAATACGCTATAAACCAGAAGCATTAACAGACGCTATATTTATAACACCCGGATCTGTTTTTAGAGATTTGGACAGAACTCGAACTTATAGACATATAAACGAATTACGGACCTTTAAATATCCAAATATTGAGTATATAGAAAATGCCGACAATACACTAACAGATACAATCAGGTTAACGCCTTTAAAAAAGTTCAGTTTAGGGTTTAGTGCCGATGCCTCGCAGAGTAATATCCAAACCGTTGGGTTTTCGTTAAACCCAAGTCTGTTAATTAGAAATATTTTTAGAGGAGCAGAAACACTGGAGGTTTCTGCAAGAGGATCTATTGGTGCTTCAAAAGATAAAAATAATATTGACGATCCGTTTTTCGATATTAACGAAATTGGTATAGACTTTAAACTAACCATACCCAGGTTATTTTTGCCTTTTAACACAGAACGAATAATTCCTAAATACATGTCGCCTGCAACACGTATTAGTTTATCTTCTACTGGGCAAACTAATATAGGGCTAGACAAACAAACCTTTACCGGAACTTTTAATTACAACTGGTATCCCAATGAAAAAGTAAGTAACAGACTCGATTTATTCAATGCACAATATGTTAGAAACCTTAATGTAAATAATTATTTTGGTATCTATCAGAATTCCTATAACACCTTAAATCAGGTTGCAAAAGATGTTAACTATATAGACTCGGATAGTGATTTAAATATTCCTGATGGTCAAACAGACGAGTTTTTAGAATACGCTTTAGCCCCCGAAACCCCGAGTGAGATTTCAAGTAGTCAATTAGCAACAATAAATAGCATTAACGAACGTAAGAACAGGTTAACAGAAAACAACTTGATTCTCTCATCAAGCTTTAGTTTTATTAACGACAAGCGTACTAACCTATTTGACGAAGACTTTTCAATTTTCCGTTTTAAACTAGAATCGGCAGGAAACCTACTTGCTAATGCTTCAAAACTCTTAGGGTTAAAAAAGGAAAGTAACGATAGGTATGAAATTTTTAATGTTGCCTATTCGCAATATCTAAAAACCGAATTAGATTATATAAAACACTGGGATTTAGGGAAAAAGAATGTACTGGCTATAAGAAGCTTTTTAGGCATTGCCATACCTTACGGAAACTCTACAAGTATACCTTTTTCTAAAAGTTTCTTTGCAGGAGGTCCAAACGACAATCGTGCCTGGACGGCGTATAGTTTAGGCCCTGGTAGCTCCAAAACCATTAATGAGTTTAATGAAGCAAACTTAAAAATAGCCTTAAGCGTAGAACAACGTTTTAATATATTCGAAAACTTAAATGGAGCCATCTTTGTTGATGCCGGAAATATATGGAATGTGCTGGATAATGTAGAAGATGAGAACGCCACGTTTACAGATTTCAATTCACTAGAAGATATTGCTATTGGTTCTGGTTTTGGTCTTCGCTACGACTTTAGCTTTTTTATATTCCGCTTCGATTTAGGGTTTAAAACCTATGATCCTTTTTATGGAGACAAAAACCGGTGGTTTAATGATTATAACTTCTCCAATGCCGTTTATAATATAGGTATAAACTATCCTTTTTAA
- the fbaA gene encoding class II fructose-bisphosphate aldolase, producing the protein MGHNIKPGVATGHEVQAIFKLAKEKGFALPAVNVIGSDTINGVLETAAALNAPVIIQFSNGGAQFNAGKGLSNEGQKSAIAGAIAGAKHVHTMAEAYGVPVILHTDHCAKKLLPWIDGLLDASEKHFEETGKSLFSSHMIDLSEEPIEENIEICKTYLERMSKMGMTLEIELGITGGEEDGVDNTDVDDSKLYTQPEEVAYAYEELSKVSDQFTIAAAFGNVHGVYKPGNVKLTPKILKNSQEYISEKYGVGENHIDFVFHGGSGSSVEEIREGISYGVIKMNIDTDLQYAFMSGIRDYMDEKSEYLKSQIGNPDGDDVPNKKFYDPRVWLRSGEVSFIERLKKAFEDLNNVNTL; encoded by the coding sequence ATGGGACATAATATAAAACCAGGAGTTGCTACAGGTCATGAAGTACAGGCAATTTTTAAACTTGCAAAAGAAAAAGGCTTTGCATTACCAGCTGTTAATGTAATAGGCTCAGATACAATTAATGGTGTATTAGAAACTGCTGCAGCTTTAAATGCTCCCGTAATTATACAATTCTCAAATGGAGGTGCTCAATTCAATGCCGGTAAAGGCTTAAGCAACGAAGGTCAAAAATCTGCTATCGCAGGGGCTATTGCAGGAGCAAAACATGTACATACTATGGCAGAAGCTTATGGTGTTCCTGTAATTTTACATACAGATCACTGTGCTAAAAAACTACTACCTTGGATAGACGGTTTATTGGATGCCAGCGAAAAACATTTTGAAGAAACTGGAAAATCACTTTTTAGTTCGCATATGATCGATCTTTCTGAAGAACCTATCGAAGAAAACATCGAAATATGTAAAACCTATTTAGAGCGTATGAGCAAAATGGGTATGACACTGGAAATTGAGCTTGGTATTACAGGAGGTGAAGAAGATGGTGTTGACAATACAGACGTAGACGATTCTAAATTATATACACAACCAGAAGAAGTTGCTTATGCATACGAAGAATTAAGTAAAGTAAGTGATCAATTTACTATTGCAGCTGCATTTGGTAATGTTCATGGTGTTTACAAACCTGGAAATGTAAAATTAACTCCAAAAATCTTAAAGAATTCTCAAGAATACATTTCTGAGAAATATGGTGTAGGAGAAAATCATATCGATTTTGTATTCCATGGTGGTTCTGGTTCATCTGTTGAAGAAATTCGCGAAGGTATCAGCTACGGTGTTATAAAAATGAATATCGATACCGATTTACAATATGCTTTCATGAGCGGTATTCGCGATTATATGGATGAAAAATCTGAGTATTTAAAATCACAGATAGGAAACCCTGACGGTGACGACGTACCAAATAAGAAATTCTATGATCCACGTGTATGGTTACGCTCTGGTGAAGTTTCTTTTATAGAACGTTTAAAAAAGGCCTTCGAAGATTTAAACAATGTAAATACGTTATAA
- the accD gene encoding acetyl-CoA carboxylase, carboxyltransferase subunit beta, which translates to MSWFKRKTKGITTTTEEKKDTPKGLWYKSPTGKVVDAEELEKNFYVSPEDGYHVRIGSKEYFEILFDDNKFKELDANLESKDPLKFVDTKKYPERLKAAQDKTNLKDAVRTAVGKSKGKDLVVACMDFAFIGGSMGSVVGEKIARAADYALKKKIPLMVISKSGGARMMEAALSLMQLAKTSVKLAQLAEQQIPYISLCTDPTTGGTTASFAMLGDINISEPGALIGFAGPRIVRDTTGKELPEGFQTAEFLLEHGFLDFITVRNELKNKVNKYLDLITNQPLRA; encoded by the coding sequence ATGTCTTGGTTTAAAAGAAAAACAAAGGGAATTACCACAACAACCGAGGAGAAAAAAGACACCCCAAAGGGTCTTTGGTACAAATCTCCCACAGGTAAAGTTGTAGACGCAGAAGAATTAGAAAAAAATTTCTATGTAAGTCCAGAAGACGGATACCATGTACGCATAGGAAGTAAAGAATATTTCGAAATATTATTTGACGATAATAAATTTAAAGAACTAGACGCTAATTTAGAGTCTAAAGATCCACTTAAATTTGTTGACACAAAAAAGTATCCAGAGCGTTTAAAAGCAGCTCAGGACAAAACCAATTTAAAAGACGCCGTTCGTACAGCAGTAGGAAAATCTAAAGGAAAAGATTTAGTAGTGGCCTGTATGGATTTTGCTTTTATTGGTGGTTCTATGGGAAGTGTTGTAGGCGAAAAAATAGCCCGTGCAGCAGATTACGCATTAAAGAAAAAAATTCCTTTAATGGTTATATCCAAATCTGGAGGAGCAAGAATGATGGAAGCCGCATTGTCTTTAATGCAATTGGCTAAAACATCTGTAAAACTTGCACAGTTGGCAGAACAACAAATTCCATATATTTCTTTATGTACAGACCCTACTACAGGAGGTACCACCGCATCATTTGCCATGTTAGGCGATATTAACATTAGTGAGCCTGGTGCTTTAATTGGATTTGCTGGGCCTCGAATTGTAAGAGACACAACAGGAAAAGAATTACCAGAAGGTTTCCAAACAGCTGAGTTTTTGTTAGAACATGGTTTCTTAGATTTTATTACCGTAAGAAACGAGTTAAAAAATAAGGTAAATAAATATCTGGATTTAATTACAAATCAACCCTTAAGAGCTTAA
- the rpsO gene encoding 30S ribosomal protein S15 — MYLDQKEKESIFKKHGKNAKDTGSAEGQIALFTYRINHLTEHLKNNRKDFNTERSLVKLVGKRRALLDYLTKKDILRYRAIVKELGLRK; from the coding sequence ATGTATTTAGATCAAAAAGAAAAAGAATCCATCTTTAAAAAGCATGGAAAAAATGCAAAAGACACTGGTTCTGCAGAAGGACAAATCGCATTGTTCACTTACAGAATCAATCACTTAACAGAACACTTAAAAAATAATCGTAAAGATTTTAACACAGAGCGTTCGTTAGTAAAATTAGTAGGTAAGCGTCGTGCTTTACTTGATTACTTAACTAAGAAAGATATCTTAAGATATCGTGCAATAGTAAAAGAATTAGGATTAAGAAAATAA